TTCCCACAGCCCGGCTCCGCCTGCTTGCTGCCGGGGCAGCCGAAGTGCGCTCGCGAACGTCCCATCCTCGCCGGGCGTCCACTGCACCGGACGGCGCTGGCCGTCCGGGCTGATCAGCACCCCCTCGACCCGCGACAGGCGAACACCGTTCATGCCCTCGATTCGGCCCTCGGCGCTCATGGCCTCGCCCAGCGCGAACAGGGGCGAATCGGCGCCAATGCGGGCACGAACCGGGCTGTCGGCCTCGAATACGTGGATGTGATAGCGGCCACCCCGCAACAGGGCCGATTCCCGAACCTGCAGCACGGCTTCACCGGCCACGATGCGATCCGACAAGCGCAAGGCCACGGTATCGGCGGAGAACACCGGTGCGGCAGCCGCCAGCTCCGGCCCACTGGCCAGATCACGGGCTGCCTCCCGGCCTTCCAGCACCCAGGGGCCCTGGCGGATCTGAATGTCGTCACCCTGCAGTGTGCGCCCGCCACTGCCGGGGACCGGCGCCAGGCGCACGATGGCACCGGGCGCGGTCAGGGGCAGGCTCACGCCACTGGCCAGTTCCCGGGCGGCCACCCGCAGGGTGTAGCTGCGGCTGTCGTTCTGCGGCGCCTGCAAGCCACTGCTGACGGGTTCACCGCGCGCCGGCATGAACACGGCGGCATCTTCGCCCGCCATGCCCTCGGCCCGTGTGACGCCATCACGCAGAGTCATGATCTGGCCGGAAACTCGAAAGTCTTTGTCGGAGGCCGGTAGCAGACGGGCCTCCTGAGCCACCGCCGGGATGCCCAGCGCCAGCGTCAGAAAAATGCATGCAATTCGAAAGGTCATGA
The genomic region above belongs to Natronospira bacteriovora and contains:
- a CDS encoding DUF4785 domain-containing protein, producing MTFRIACIFLTLALGIPAVAQEARLLPASDKDFRVSGQIMTLRDGVTRAEGMAGEDAAVFMPARGEPVSSGLQAPQNDSRSYTLRVAARELASGVSLPLTAPGAIVRLAPVPGSGGRTLQGDDIQIRQGPWVLEGREAARDLASGPELAAAAPVFSADTVALRLSDRIVAGEAVLQVRESALLRGGRYHIHVFEADSPVRARIGADSPLFALGEAMSAEGRIEGMNGVRLSRVEGVLISPDGQRRPVQWTPGEDGTFASALRLPRQQAGGAGLWELEAQLEGRGENGPVRRDVRLAFDVVAPTARLNGHTEVVRQADGWRLLVGVDVASPGRYELRAGLDRQGTAHSARWLEAGRHVMELTFPGALPQRALLRDVRLIDQSRMALLHVQSDGVAVSADDADHLPGPRLGL